A stretch of the Salarias fasciatus chromosome 3, fSalaFa1.1, whole genome shotgun sequence genome encodes the following:
- the LOC115385944 gene encoding Fc receptor-like protein 5 isoform X2 encodes MGSRLFSHLWFFLFGVLLCRGCAAEKPRATLTSGNTTISVGGSVSLSCSVRDSDGWKYEFYTRTSNTWEKLVETNVEDNGVIQVSKGGIYRCRGERETSGYLSDMSDEAYISITFTNKPVITRQPSWSQIFQGEEITLTCEVQGGEKTDWWYYWSRNSQYLQQKNEKFLKVTASQSINEKYDCMASRTDDSFSSTTWSEAFTVSVLQKSRATLTSGNTTISVGGSVSLSCSVRDSDGWKYEFYRKASNTWEKLVETNVGDNGTIQVSKGGIYRCRGERETSGYLSDMSDEAGIQITFTNKPVITRQPSWSQIFQGEEITLTCEVQGGEKTDWWYYWSRNSQYLQQKNKKVLKVTQYFNEEYKCMATRKDDSSSSTTWSEAFTVSVLPQPKAQLGTNKFNMSEGSRVTLTCSVNQPAGWKYFWYRDSKTSPLNTHDTDEYQSQSEVSQEGRYWCRGGRGGRGGRGDPLYYTEYSDPISVTKIIPNKATLTLQHDRPQLYQGETIALRCAIDGGNTGWEYEWETSSLLKPANVSQYRMEALSSQHQGEYRCKGNKLRGAQSTDWSNTVTLTVFRPKLSVSPSWLIPGASVTLICHTEPPSAGWSFYWFKAVPNSQDSYTYEPLPGTSSGTANNSFTVHGQTHTAGYACSAGRGDPPIYTQHSRPTFVWSSGVHPSASLTVNPDRVQHFTSESLSLTCEGSSSQWRLIRFLTDDSLLSFLPPATINGSTYIKNEAPRKAVYWCESGTEFSNAVNISTHSDGVILVSPVYPVPVGESVTLLCVMKTGNIPSDVFFYKNNKLIENERRGEMKISAVSESDEGFYKCQYNGRESAQSWMAVQFTSRPGSSSSGSLMIIRWICGVLLLIVLLLLLCFYNGSRDSCFNRSQSSQQSQTTDHSSNQLEDQCNTYASLIQADDNPYETIQETDSPDRDESRNVMYSSMELQEVKKVKKQKPEEGSIYPEVKTTSWTDSSVTSAQVHSNESQVNRSQSEDSSSSH; translated from the exons agaaacccaggGCTACACTGACATCAGGCAACACAACCATCTCAGTCGGAGGCTCAGTgagtctttcctgctctgtgagagactctgatggatggaaatatgagttttacaCAAGAACATCAAACACCTGGGAGAAACTAGTTGAAACAAATGTTGAGGACAATGGAGTCATCCAGGTATCTAAAGGAGGAATTTACcggtgcagaggagagagagaaacatcaggTTATCTCTCTGACATGAGTGATGAAGCCTACATTAGCATAACTT tcaccaacaagcctgtcataacacgacaacccagctggtctcagatattccagggtgaggagatcactctgacatgtgaggtccagggaggagagaagactgactggTGGTATTACTGGAGCAGAAATTCACAATATCTTCAACAGAAGAATGAAAAGTTCTTAAAAGTCACTGCTTCTCAGTCCATCAATGAAAAGTATGACTGTATGGCCTCACGCACAGATGACTCTTTTTCTTCAACCACATGGAGTGaagccttcacagtgtcagtgttac agaaaTCCAGGGCTACACTGACATCAGGCAACACAACCATCTCAGTCGGAGGCTCAGTgagtctttcctgctctgtgagagactctgatggatggaaatatgagttttacagAAAAGCATCAAACACCTGGGAGAAACTAGTTGAAACAAATGTTGGGGACAATGGAACCATCCAGGTATCTAAAGGAGGAATTTACcggtgcagaggagagagagaaacatcaggTTATCTCTCTGACATGAGTGATGAAGCCGGCATTCAGATAACTT tcaccaacaagcctgtcataacacgacaacccagctggtctcagatattccagggtgaggagatcactctgacatgtgaggtccagggaggagagaagactgactggTGGTATTACTGGAGCAGAAATTCACAATATCTTCAACAGAAGAATAAAAAGGTCTTAAAAGTCACTCAGTACTTCAATGAAGAGTACAAATGTATGGCCACACGCAAAGATGACTCTTCTTCTTCAACCACATGGAGTGaagccttcacagtgtcagtgttac CTCAACCAAAAGCTCAACTGGGAACCAATAAATTCAACAtgtctgaaggcagcagagtgaCGCTGACCTGCTCAGTGAATCAACCAGCTGGATGGAAATACTTCTGGTACAGAGACTCCAAAACCTCACCCCTGAACACACATGATACTGATGAGTATCAGAGTCAGTCTGAAGTCTCACAGGAGGGACGTTACtggtgcagaggaggaagaggaggaagaggaggaagaggagatccaCTTTACTACACAGAGTACAGTGATCCCATCAGTGTCACTAAAATAA TCCCAAACAAGGCAACCCTGACTCTGCAACACGACAGACCACAGCTCTACCAAGGAGAGACCATCGCTCTCAGATGTGCCATCgatggaggaaacacaggatGGGAGTATGAGTGGGAAACCAGCAGTTTACTCAAACCAGCAAATGTCAGCCAATACAGGATGGAGGCTCTTTCTTCACAGCACCAGGGAGAATACAGATGTAAAGGAAACAAGCTGAGAGGAGCACAGTCAACAGATTGGAGCAACACCGTCACACTGACAGTATTCA GACCAaagctctctgtgtctccatcatggttgattcctggagcttcagtcactctgatctgtcacactgagcctccgtcagcagggtggagcttcTACTGGTTCAAAGCTGTTCCAAACTCTCAGGATTCCTACACCTATGAGCCTCTACCTGGTACCAGCAGTGGGACAGCAAACAATTCCTTCACAGTtcatggacagacacacacagcaggatatGCATGTTCAGCTGGACGAGGGGATCCGCCGatttacacacaacacagtCGTCCCACATTCGTCTGGTCTTCag GTGTTCATCCATCAGCGTCTCTCACAGTGAATCCTGACAGAGTCCAACACTTCACCTCTGAATCTCTCTCActgacatgtgaaggaagcTCTTCCCAGTGGAGGCTGATCCGCTTTCTGACTGACGACTCGCTGTTGAGCTTTCTTCCTCCAGCTACAATCAATGGATCAACATATATTAAGAATGAGGCTCCAAGAAAAGCTGTGTACTGGTGTGAGTCTGGAACAGAGTTCAGCAATGCAGTCAATATCTCCACACACT ctgatggcGTTATCCTGGTGAGCCCTGTGTATCCTGTACCTGTGGGAGAGTCTGTAACTCTCCTCTGTGTCATGAAGACTGGAAATATtccctctgatgtgtttttctacaaaaacaacaaactcattgaaaatgagagacgaggagagatgAAGATCTCTGCAGTGTCAGAATCAGATGAAGGTTTCTACAAGTGTCAGTACAATGGAAGAGAATCAGCACAAAGCTGGATGGCTGTTCAGT TCACATCCAGGCCTGGAAGCTCTTCATCTGGCTCTCTGATGATCATTCGGTGGATTTGTGGAGTTTTACTGCtgattgttctgctgctgctgttgtgtttctaCAATGGATCAAGAG ATTCATGCTTCAACAG GTCTCAAAGTTCACAGCAGAGCCAAActacagaccacagcagcaacCAGCTGGAAGATCAATGCAACACATACGCTTCTCTGATCCAAG CTGATGATAATCCCTATGAGACAATCCAAGAGACTGATTCTCCTGACAGAG ATGAGTCCAGGAATGTGATGTATTCTTCAATGGAGCTTCAGGAGGTCAAGAAGG TGAAGAAGCAGAAACCAGAAGAGGGCAGCATTTATCCTGAAGTGAAGACCACATCATGGACAG ATTCCAGTGTGACCTCTGCACAAGTACACTCCAATGAAAGTCAAGTCAACAGGAGTCAAAG